The Micromonospora siamensis genome contains the following window.
GCGCTGTCGCAGTGGCGTGACGGAAGCGGCCCGGGCGGCCGTTTCACGGAGGCGTTCGCCTGCGGCACCGCCGCGGTCATCACCTCGGTGCGCGACGTGCGGGACGCCGGCGGCGACTGGATCATCGGCGACGGCCAGCCCGGTCCGGTGACAACCACACTGCGCAAGGCGCTGACCAACGTGCAGCGCGGCCGGGTGCCGGACACCGAGGGCTGGCTGCATCCCGTACCGAGGACCGATCTGTCGGTCCCGGCCCGGACTTGCTCCCCGTAGCGGGTGAGCGATGTCAGCCGGCTGTCCCCGCCGGCCGCCGCAGCTCGTGGCTGCGGTGTGTCGGATGCACACCGCAGCCAGGTTCCCGGGATCACCACGTCGGGGGTGGCTCGGCGACCGCACGCAGGGAAGACCGCTGCTCGGCAACGGCAGTCACCGGATCGGCCGGCGTCGCAGCGGGCCACGCGCCGCTGTCGGCCGTCGCCTCGCCCTGGTCGACGACGGGCCCGCCGGGTAGGGGGGAATCGGCGCGGTCGGACCCCGCTGCGGCTGGCGCCGGACCGTCAGGGGCGGACGAGAGCTCGTCTCGCGCGTCCTCGACCTCCGAGCGTTCTCTGGCGAACAGACGCACGAGGTCGCTGACGACGTAGTGCTGCGGCTCCCACGACGTGGGGTGCGGCACCGCGACGAGGTGCAGGTCGAACAACTGCTCGAGGCACTGCTCCGCCACGAGGGCGGAGACCACCATCATCGCCGCCGCCGACCAGGCGCTCACCTCCGCCAGGCCGAACCGGCCGACCAGCCGCAGCAGCCGCTGGGCCTCCGGCGCCAGTCTCCGGTAGCTCGCCGCGATGCTGGCCCGGACGTTGAGGTGGTTGCCCGGGGACAGCTCGTCGAGCCGTCGATCCTCCTCGCGCAGACGGTTCGCGAGCTTGCGCAGCGGCCAGTGTGGCTTGGCCGCCAGCCGGGCGCCCGCAATGCGCAGCGCCAACGGCAGGAAGCCGCTGTACCTGGCGATCTCGAGAGCCGCCTCGGGGTCGTCGGCGACGCGTTGCGGCCCGGCGATCGCGGAGAGGAGTTCGACGGCGCGGTCCGGTGAGAGCCGGTCGAGGTCCAGGTTGTACTGGCCGATGGCCCGGCCGAACCGGACGGGACTGTTGATCAGCACGGCGCAGGAGGTGCAGCCGGGGATGAGCGGTGCGACGTGATCCGGGCCGGGAGCGTTGTCGACAACGATCAGGATCCGCCGGTTGGACACCAGGTCGCGGTAGAGGTCCACCCGCCCCTCCAGCGTCGAGGGCAGGTTCGCCGCCTCGACGCCCAGAGCGATCAGAAATCTGCCCAACGCCTCGGCAGGGGTACGTGAACTGCCGGCTGCCTCGCCGTAGCTGACGTAGAGCTGGCCCTGATCAAATTCTGGCCTGAGAAGGTGCGCCACGTGCGTGGTCAACGCCGTCTTGCCGACACCTCCTTCGCCGGAGATGACGATCACCCGGTGGGGGCCGTCGCGGAGAACTGAGGACACGAGCGCAATCTCGTCCTCACGCCCGGTGAAGTCAGCGATGTCTGCCGGCAAAAGCTGCGGGGGCTTGTCGTCGACAATGGGCACGCCCTGGCGGGGTTCCTCGGCGCGGCCGGCTCCGGCGGGCCGCCGGAGCCCGGCTGACTCGTCGAGCGTCTCCAGTGTCGCGGTGACCGCCGCCAGATCGTCCTGCAGGATGGCGCGGTGGATTGCCTGCGCCTCGCGGGCCGGATCAGTGCCGAACTCCTTTGCGAACCAGCGGCGGCGCCGGTCGTACTCCTGCAGCGCCTCGTTGCCCCGGTCCACCCGGTAGAGAGCGGCGAGCATCTGCGCGAACAGCCGCTCCCGGAGCGGATTGCGGTTGGACAACGCGACGAGCTGGTCGACCACGGCTGCGGCGCCGGACTGGCGCAGTCTCAGCGCGAAGAGGTCCTCCGTGGCGGTCAGGCGCCGC
Protein-coding sequences here:
- a CDS encoding AfsR/SARP family transcriptional regulator, which produces MTRGEGLEIRVLGPVKVRFAGQEVALRRLQHRLIVGVLALENNQVVSFDDLVQLLWPDGQPKQPRAVLQTRVSEIRAVLTELGVEQCLTTADGGYLLRLAEGQVDVGLFSSEVTQAREAASDQPAIELLTRALGRWYGPLLGRRRLCAVHQQRWRDLVERRLTATEDLFALRLRQSGAAAVVDQLVALSNRNPLRERLFAQMLAALYRVDRGNEALQEYDRRRRWFAKEFGTDPAREAQAIHRAILQDDLAAVTATLETLDESAGLRRPAGAGRAEEPRQGVPIVDDKPPQLLPADIADFTGREDEIALVSSVLRDGPHRVIVISGEGGVGKTALTTHVAHLLRPEFDQGQLYVSYGEAAGSSRTPAEALGRFLIALGVEAANLPSTLEGRVDLYRDLVSNRRILIVVDNAPGPDHVAPLIPGCTSCAVLINSPVRFGRAIGQYNLDLDRLSPDRAVELLSAIAGPQRVADDPEAALEIARYSGFLPLALRIAGARLAAKPHWPLRKLANRLREEDRRLDELSPGNHLNVRASIAASYRRLAPEAQRLLRLVGRFGLAEVSAWSAAAMMVVSALVAEQCLEQLFDLHLVAVPHPTSWEPQHYVVSDLVRLFARERSEVEDARDELSSAPDGPAPAAAGSDRADSPLPGGPVVDQGEATADSGAWPAATPADPVTAVAEQRSSLRAVAEPPPTW